The Kineothrix sp. MB12-C1 genome includes a window with the following:
- a CDS encoding TrmH family RNA methyltransferase: MITSITNKKVKNIVQLNKKAGQRRKEGVFIAEGIKMFLEAPDSYIQEVYVSESFLRSLGEGEKSKSTSVGEAATAVREKLKRCGYETANDDVFTKISDTQTPQGILCILKQFHYSFEDIMKKEGIPLFLMLESLQDPGNLGTIIRTGEGAGVTGVIMSKDTVDIYNPKTIRSTMGSVYRVPFLYVEDIVQTVEKLKRNGIQTYAAHLKGEKSYYQCDYRSGAAFLIGNEGNGLSAALAETADEYIKIPMKGEVESLNAAVSASLLVYEVTRQREGI, encoded by the coding sequence ATGATAACGAGTATAACAAATAAAAAGGTGAAAAATATTGTTCAGCTCAATAAGAAGGCAGGACAGAGACGAAAAGAGGGCGTTTTTATTGCTGAAGGGATAAAGATGTTCCTGGAGGCGCCGGACTCCTATATTCAGGAAGTCTACGTATCGGAAAGCTTTTTAAGGTCTCTTGGAGAAGGAGAGAAAAGCAAAAGTACATCCGTAGGGGAAGCGGCAACGGCTGTGCGGGAAAAGTTAAAACGGTGCGGTTATGAAACCGCTAACGATGATGTCTTCACCAAAATATCGGATACCCAGACGCCGCAAGGGATATTATGCATTTTAAAGCAGTTTCATTATTCCTTTGAGGATATAATGAAAAAAGAAGGCATTCCTCTCTTTCTTATGTTAGAATCACTACAAGATCCCGGCAATCTGGGTACGATTATACGTACAGGAGAAGGCGCGGGGGTGACAGGAGTGATTATGAGTAAGGATACGGTGGATATCTACAATCCGAAGACAATACGCTCTACGATGGGATCGGTATATCGTGTCCCTTTTCTTTATGTGGAAGATATAGTGCAGACGGTAGAAAAGTTAAAAAGAAACGGGATTCAGACATATGCAGCTCATTTGAAAGGGGAAAAAAGCTATTATCAATGTGATTATAGGAGCGGTGCCGCTTTCCTGATCGGGAATGAAGGAAACGGGTTATCTGCGGCATTAGCTGAGACGGCGGATGAATATATTAAAATTCCCATGAAGGGGGAAGTGGAGTCGCTGAATGCTGCGGTGAGTGCTTCGCTTCTGGTCTATGAGGTGACACGCCAGAGAGAGGGTATTTGA
- the pfkA gene encoding 6-phosphofructokinase → MAKEIKTIGILTSGGDAPGMNAAIRAVVRKSLANGVKVKGIKKGYQGLLNEEIIDLERNSVSDTIQRGGTILGTARCAEFRTEEGQAKAADICRKHGIDGVVVIGGDGSYRGAQDLSKQGINTVGIPGTIDLDIACTDYTIGFDTAVNTAMQAIDKVRDTSSSHERCSIIEVMGRNAGFIALWCGVANGAEDILLPEKYDYNEQSIINNIINNRKRGKTHHIIINAEGIGHSTSMARRIEAATGIETRATILGYMQRGGSPTCKDRFYASIMGAYAADLICEGKKTNRVIAYQKGEFKDFDIEEALAMEKNINEYQFEVSRALSM, encoded by the coding sequence ATGGCAAAAGAAATTAAGACAATCGGAATATTGACAAGTGGCGGTGATGCGCCGGGTATGAATGCTGCGATTCGTGCAGTGGTAAGAAAATCATTAGCCAATGGAGTAAAGGTGAAAGGTATTAAAAAAGGCTATCAGGGACTTTTGAATGAAGAAATTATAGATTTGGAGAGAAATAGTGTTTCCGATACGATCCAAAGAGGCGGTACGATTCTCGGAACAGCGCGTTGCGCTGAGTTCAGGACAGAAGAAGGTCAAGCGAAGGCGGCTGATATATGTAGAAAGCATGGAATCGATGGTGTCGTGGTAATTGGCGGAGACGGTTCCTATCGGGGAGCTCAGGATCTTTCGAAGCAAGGAATCAATACTGTTGGAATACCGGGAACCATCGACCTGGATATTGCTTGTACCGACTATACGATTGGATTCGATACGGCAGTCAATACAGCGATGCAGGCCATCGATAAGGTGCGGGATACTTCATCCTCTCATGAGCGATGCAGTATTATCGAAGTAATGGGAAGAAATGCAGGATTCATCGCTTTATGGTGCGGTGTGGCAAACGGTGCAGAGGATATCCTCCTTCCAGAAAAATATGATTATAACGAACAGAGCATCATCAATAATATTATTAATAATAGAAAAAGAGGAAAGACCCATCATATCATTATCAATGCAGAGGGTATAGGGCATTCTACCTCCATGGCGAGAAGAATTGAAGCGGCAACCGGTATTGAGACGAGGGCTACGATTTTGGGCTATATGCAAAGGGGCGGAAGTCCTACTTGCAAGGATCGCTTCTATGCATCCATAATGGGAGCTTATGCTGCGGATCTCATTTGTGAGGGCAAGAAGACGAACCGGGTAATCGCTTACCAAAAGGGAGAATTTAAAGATTTCGATATAGAAGAAGCGTTGGCAATGGAAAAAAATATCAATGAATACCAGTTTGAGGTAAGCAGAGCTTTATCGATGTAA
- a CDS encoding DNA polymerase III subunit alpha: MAFTHLHVHTEYSLLDGSNKIKEYIKRVKELGMDSAAITDHGVMYGVIDFYKEAKAAGINPILGCEVYVAPNSRFDKELTGGEDRYYHLVLLAENNTGYANLMKIVSRGFTEGYYYRPRVDMEVLEEFHEGIIALSACLAGEVQRYVMKGLPEEAKKAARKYENCFGKGNYFLELQDHGIPEQKTVNSALLQMSKELDIPLVATNDVHYTYADDEKPHDILLCIQTAKKLADEERMRYEGGQYYVKSEEDMKALFPYAWEAVENTQRIADRCHVDIEFGVTKLPHFEVPEGHDSLSYLNKLCYDGLIERYGEVNDELKERLDYELGVIQSMGYVDYFLIVWDFINYAKQNDIIVGPGRGSAAGSIVAYCLKITDIDPIKYSLLFERFLNPERISMPDIDIDFCFERRQEVIDYVGSKYGADKVVQIVTFGTMAAKGVIRDVGRVMDLPYAYVDSIAKMIPNELNITIDRALTINPEFRKLYEQDEQMKTLIDMSKRLEGLPRHTSMHAAGVVICSRPAEEFVPLSRGSDGSITTQFSMNTIEELGLLKMDFLGLRTLTVIQNAVRLVEKGRGIKLDMHGIDYDDKAVLSSIGTGRTDGIFQLESGGMKSFMKELKPQNLEDIIAGISLYRPGPMDFIPKYIKGKNNHHAITYSCPQLEPILNPTYGCIVYQEQVMQIVRDLGGYTLGRSDLLRRAMSKKKQSVMEKERNNFIYGNSEEGVPGCVANGIDEKTASQLYEDMMDFAKYAFNKSHAACYAIVSYQTAYLKYYYPVEFMAALLTSVIDFSSKVSEYIMTCRSMGIAILPPDINAGEAGFSVSGGSIRYALTAIKGVGRPVIDAVVKEREERGPFANLNDFIVRMSDKDMNKRTVENFIKSGALDGLGGTRKQFMNIYVQVMDRLHQDKKNNMAGQISLFDIVSEEEKEDYEIKMPDVGEYSKEMRLALEKEVLGIYVSGHPLEEYEEIWRKNTTNTTADFILDEESGETKARDGEPVIIGGIIADKKIKYTKNDKVMAFLQVEDLVGTVEVIVFPKDYERNVQKLMEDNKVFIKGRVSVEEDKDGKLICEKITGFDEITKKLWIKFPTKEAYEEVEQSLLALLAASDGKDGVCIYVENPKAVKNLPPNRSVNADRELVEKLEELYGKENIKVM, from the coding sequence ATGGCATTTACCCATTTGCACGTCCATACGGAATACAGCCTTTTGGACGGTTCCAATAAAATAAAAGAATATATAAAACGCGTTAAAGAGCTCGGTATGGACAGTGCGGCGATTACCGACCACGGCGTTATGTACGGTGTTATTGACTTTTATAAGGAAGCGAAGGCGGCTGGCATCAATCCGATTCTTGGCTGTGAAGTATATGTGGCACCTAATTCTCGTTTTGATAAGGAGCTGACGGGAGGAGAGGACAGATATTACCATCTCGTTCTTTTGGCAGAGAATAATACAGGATATGCTAATCTGATGAAAATAGTCAGCCGGGGATTTACTGAAGGATATTATTACAGACCCCGTGTGGATATGGAGGTTCTGGAAGAGTTTCATGAAGGAATTATAGCTCTTTCCGCATGTCTGGCAGGGGAAGTGCAGAGATATGTTATGAAGGGACTGCCCGAGGAAGCCAAAAAGGCAGCGCGCAAATATGAGAACTGCTTCGGAAAAGGAAATTATTTCCTGGAGCTGCAGGACCATGGAATTCCGGAACAAAAGACAGTGAACTCCGCTCTTTTGCAGATGAGTAAGGAGCTTGACATTCCCCTTGTTGCTACCAATGACGTTCATTATACGTATGCGGATGATGAGAAGCCTCATGATATTTTGCTCTGTATACAGACCGCGAAGAAGCTGGCGGATGAAGAGCGTATGCGCTATGAAGGCGGACAGTATTACGTGAAGAGCGAAGAGGATATGAAAGCCTTGTTCCCTTATGCTTGGGAAGCGGTGGAAAATACGCAGAGAATTGCGGACCGGTGTCATGTGGATATTGAGTTCGGCGTGACGAAGCTGCCACATTTTGAAGTGCCGGAAGGTCATGATTCCCTTTCTTATCTGAATAAATTATGCTACGACGGACTGATAGAAAGATACGGAGAAGTAAACGATGAGCTAAAAGAGCGCCTGGATTATGAGCTCGGCGTTATTCAAAGTATGGGATATGTGGATTACTTCTTGATCGTATGGGATTTCATCAATTATGCGAAACAAAATGATATTATCGTAGGGCCGGGGCGAGGTTCGGCGGCAGGAAGTATCGTAGCGTATTGCTTGAAAATTACGGATATTGATCCTATTAAATATAGTTTGCTGTTCGAGCGTTTCCTGAACCCGGAACGAATCTCCATGCCTGATATCGATATTGACTTTTGTTTCGAGCGCAGGCAAGAGGTTATCGACTATGTGGGTAGCAAGTACGGAGCGGACAAGGTGGTACAGATTGTTACCTTCGGTACGATGGCTGCGAAAGGTGTTATACGCGATGTGGGAAGGGTGATGGATCTTCCTTATGCCTATGTGGATTCCATTGCTAAGATGATACCGAATGAATTGAATATTACGATTGACCGTGCGCTCACCATCAACCCTGAATTCCGGAAGCTCTATGAACAAGATGAACAGATGAAGACCCTTATCGATATGAGCAAGCGCCTGGAAGGACTTCCCAGGCATACGTCTATGCATGCGGCAGGGGTAGTAATTTGCAGCAGACCTGCGGAGGAATTCGTGCCCCTTTCCAGGGGAAGTGATGGTTCTATTACTACTCAGTTTTCTATGAATACGATTGAGGAATTGGGCCTTTTGAAGATGGACTTCCTCGGGCTTCGCACATTGACGGTCATTCAGAATGCAGTACGTCTTGTGGAAAAAGGCCGTGGCATTAAGCTGGATATGCATGGGATTGATTACGATGACAAGGCAGTTCTTTCCTCTATTGGTACGGGAAGGACGGATGGTATTTTCCAATTGGAAAGCGGCGGAATGAAAAGCTTTATGAAGGAGCTCAAGCCCCAGAACCTGGAGGATATCATAGCGGGAATTTCCCTTTACCGCCCGGGTCCCATGGACTTTATTCCCAAATATATTAAAGGAAAGAATAACCATCATGCAATTACTTATTCCTGCCCTCAGTTGGAGCCTATTTTGAATCCTACGTATGGTTGCATTGTATACCAGGAGCAGGTTATGCAGATCGTACGTGATTTGGGTGGATATACTCTTGGCAGAAGTGATTTGTTAAGGAGAGCCATGAGTAAGAAAAAGCAGTCAGTGATGGAAAAGGAGAGAAATAACTTTATCTATGGGAATTCCGAGGAGGGAGTCCCCGGATGCGTGGCTAACGGAATCGATGAGAAGACGGCGAGTCAGCTTTATGAAGATATGATGGACTTTGCCAAGTATGCATTTAATAAGTCCCACGCAGCATGTTATGCGATAGTTTCCTATCAGACTGCATATTTGAAGTATTACTATCCTGTAGAATTCATGGCAGCGTTACTTACTTCCGTTATTGACTTTTCAAGTAAAGTTTCGGAGTATATTATGACATGCCGAAGCATGGGAATTGCTATTTTGCCGCCTGATATTAATGCAGGGGAAGCCGGATTCTCCGTAAGCGGCGGTTCCATTCGCTATGCTTTGACCGCAATTAAAGGTGTTGGCCGCCCTGTTATCGATGCGGTGGTGAAGGAACGTGAAGAAAGAGGACCTTTTGCGAATCTGAATGATTTTATCGTACGGATGTCAGATAAAGATATGAATAAGCGTACCGTGGAAAACTTTATCAAGTCGGGAGCTTTGGATGGACTTGGAGGCACGAGAAAGCAATTTATGAATATTTATGTGCAGGTAATGGATCGTCTGCACCAGGATAAGAAAAATAATATGGCAGGTCAGATTTCACTTTTTGATATCGTGTCCGAAGAAGAAAAGGAAGATTACGAGATTAAAATGCCGGATGTAGGAGAATATTCCAAGGAGATGAGGCTTGCTCTTGAAAAGGAAGTGCTGGGAATTTACGTCAGTGGGCATCCTCTGGAGGAATATGAGGAGATATGGCGGAAAAACACTACGAATACAACAGCAGATTTTATTCTGGATGAAGAGAGTGGTGAGACGAAAGCCAGAGACGGGGAGCCTGTCATTATCGGCGGTATTATAGCGGATAAGAAGATTAAATATACGAAAAATGATAAGGTAATGGCTTTTTTACAGGTAGAAGATTTGGTCGGAACTGTAGAAGTTATCGTTTTCCCCAAGGATTATGAGAGGAATGTCCAGAAGCTAATGGAGGATAATAAGGTTTTCATCAAAGGAAGAGTTTCTGTGGAAGAGGATAAGGATGGGAAGCTTATTTGTGAGAAGATAACCGGATTTGATGAAATCACGAAAAAGTTGTGGATTAAGTTTCCTACCAAAGAAGCCTATGAAGAAGTGGAACAGTCTCTTCTTGCTCTGCTTGCCGCTTCTGACGGTAAGGATGGAGTCTGCATCTATGTGGAAAATCCGAAAGCAGTGAAGAATCTACCTCCTAACCGGAGTGTCAATGCGGATCGGGAGCTAGTGGAAAAGTTGGAAGAATTATATGGAAAAGAAAATATAAAAGTGATGTAA
- the glmS gene encoding glutamine--fructose-6-phosphate transaminase (isomerizing), whose product MCGIIGYTGKDAAKDIMLDTLELLEYRGYDSAGIAVCEGEKSQIQVYKCAGRVKDLRNLCEKEEIEGTCGIGHTRWATHGGVSSENAHPHKYGKVTLIHNGIIENYKDLIGKYGLLDQLHSQTDSEVAAAVLSHFYKGDPYEAIRKAVLKLKGTFALGILFEDIPGTIFAIRNVSPIVVTRTDNGMMLASDAAVLGQYSEEYFVLPEFHILELKEEGATLYDLSGETAEPRWLVLDWDTSRSGKDGYPFYMEKEIMEQPEVIRETLQPRIYEGVPYFTQDEIPDHLLRDCERICVVACGTAMHAGLVGKALIHSLVRIHMDVELASEFMYSDIVVDEKTLVIAISQSGETIDTLEALKYAKKNGARTMAIVNVRGASIARESEYVIYTNAGPEIAVASTKAYTTQLAVLYLLAARMAYVRGVFDKERTAAFTRELMRVPEVMKQVLDRREEIHDIARGILDAADVFMIGRGLDYCILLEGSLKLKEISYIHSEAYASGELKHGTIALITEDTPVIAVVTQDKVQSKEFSNIKEVQSRGAEVVLFMKETYTLDKAASFRGVFKLPVMEDEFMVMPASAALQLLAYYVSLDKGLDVDKPRNLAKVVTVE is encoded by the coding sequence ATGTGTGGAATTATTGGATATACAGGAAAAGATGCGGCAAAGGATATTATGCTGGATACTCTTGAACTGTTGGAATATAGAGGGTATGACAGTGCCGGTATTGCAGTGTGTGAAGGAGAGAAAAGTCAAATACAGGTTTATAAATGTGCGGGAAGAGTAAAAGATTTAAGAAATCTGTGTGAGAAGGAAGAAATAGAAGGCACCTGCGGTATCGGTCATACGAGATGGGCAACTCATGGAGGCGTGAGCAGTGAGAATGCGCACCCCCATAAATATGGAAAAGTAACGCTGATTCACAACGGTATTATTGAAAACTATAAGGATTTAATAGGAAAATACGGATTACTGGATCAGCTGCATTCACAAACGGACAGTGAGGTGGCAGCGGCTGTACTTTCTCATTTTTATAAGGGAGATCCTTACGAGGCAATCCGAAAAGCTGTTCTTAAATTGAAAGGCACCTTCGCTCTCGGAATTCTGTTCGAGGATATACCGGGTACTATCTTTGCAATCAGAAATGTAAGCCCTATCGTGGTGACAAGGACGGACAATGGTATGATGCTTGCCTCTGATGCGGCGGTTCTCGGACAATATTCCGAGGAGTATTTTGTGTTGCCTGAATTCCATATTTTAGAGCTTAAGGAAGAAGGAGCCACTCTATATGATTTGTCAGGAGAAACAGCAGAGCCGCGGTGGCTTGTGCTGGACTGGGATACGAGCCGCAGCGGTAAGGACGGCTATCCTTTTTATATGGAAAAAGAAATTATGGAGCAGCCGGAAGTTATTCGTGAAACTCTGCAGCCTAGAATCTATGAAGGAGTTCCTTACTTTACGCAGGATGAGATTCCCGACCACTTACTGAGAGACTGTGAGCGTATCTGCGTGGTGGCTTGCGGAACGGCGATGCATGCAGGGTTGGTAGGCAAAGCATTGATACATTCATTGGTACGAATTCATATGGATGTGGAACTTGCCAGCGAGTTCATGTATTCGGATATTGTAGTGGATGAGAAAACGCTCGTAATTGCCATTTCTCAATCGGGAGAGACCATCGATACGTTAGAAGCTCTTAAATATGCGAAGAAAAATGGTGCAAGGACGATGGCAATCGTGAATGTGCGGGGAGCCTCCATTGCCAGGGAAAGCGAATATGTGATCTATACGAATGCAGGACCGGAAATTGCGGTGGCAAGCACTAAGGCTTATACGACGCAGTTGGCGGTACTTTATCTTTTGGCGGCACGGATGGCGTATGTGCGTGGGGTTTTTGATAAAGAGAGGACAGCCGCATTTACAAGAGAGCTTATGCGAGTACCGGAAGTGATGAAGCAGGTGCTGGATAGACGAGAGGAAATTCATGATATTGCCAGGGGGATTTTAGACGCCGCGGATGTATTTATGATAGGAAGGGGACTGGATTATTGCATTCTTCTGGAAGGCTCGCTGAAGTTAAAAGAAATCTCTTATATTCATTCCGAAGCCTATGCATCCGGAGAACTCAAGCATGGAACAATTGCGCTTATTACAGAAGATACACCTGTGATAGCTGTAGTGACACAGGATAAAGTTCAGTCCAAGGAATTCTCCAATATAAAAGAAGTGCAATCCAGAGGGGCGGAAGTTGTCTTATTTATGAAGGAAACTTATACGCTGGATAAAGCCGCCTCTTTCCGCGGGGTATTTAAGCTTCCGGTGATGGAAGATGAGTTTATGGTAATGCCGGCTTCTGCCGCATTGCAACTTCTGGCTTACTATGTATCGCTGGATAAAGGTCTGGATGTAGATAAACCGCGCAATCTGGCGAAAGTAGTTACTGTAGAGTAA
- the metK gene encoding methionine adenosyltransferase, protein MEKFLFTSESVTEGHPDKVCDAISDAVLDALMEKDPMSRVACEVATCTGFVLVTGEITTNAYVDIQRIARETIKEIGYTKSEYGFDGNTCAVLVAIDEQSSDIAMGVDKAFEAKQESAEKKMTDEEIEAIGAGDQGMMFGYATNETEEYMPYSISLAHRLALQLTKVRKDGTLKYLRPDGKSQVSVEYDKAGKPLRLEAVVLSTQHDEAVTQEQIHEDIKKYVFEPVLPKELIDENTKFFINPTGRFVIGGPHGDAGLTGRKIIVDTYGGYARHGGGAFSGKDCTKVDRSAAYAARYVAKNIVASGVAEKCEIQLSYAIGVAQPTSIMVDTFGTGKIEDGKLIEIIRENFDLRPAGIIKMLDLRRPIYKQTAAYGHFGRNDLDLPWEKLDKADVLRSYL, encoded by the coding sequence ATGGAGAAATTTTTATTTACTTCAGAATCAGTAACAGAGGGACATCCCGATAAAGTCTGCGATGCTATTTCGGACGCAGTGCTCGATGCATTAATGGAGAAGGACCCTATGAGCCGCGTTGCATGTGAGGTTGCTACTTGTACCGGTTTCGTATTGGTAACGGGAGAAATTACGACGAATGCTTATGTGGATATACAGAGAATTGCTCGTGAGACAATTAAGGAAATCGGTTATACGAAGTCGGAATATGGCTTTGACGGCAATACTTGTGCGGTATTAGTTGCAATCGATGAGCAATCTTCCGATATCGCTATGGGCGTAGATAAAGCCTTTGAGGCAAAACAGGAATCGGCGGAGAAGAAGATGACTGATGAGGAAATCGAAGCGATTGGGGCCGGGGATCAGGGTATGATGTTCGGATATGCGACGAACGAGACAGAGGAATATATGCCATATTCCATTTCGCTTGCTCACAGACTTGCACTTCAGCTTACCAAAGTTCGTAAGGACGGAACATTGAAATATTTAAGACCCGATGGAAAGAGCCAGGTTTCTGTAGAATATGATAAAGCCGGTAAGCCGCTTCGTTTAGAAGCTGTTGTATTATCTACACAGCATGATGAAGCTGTGACTCAGGAGCAGATCCATGAAGATATTAAGAAATATGTATTTGAACCGGTACTTCCGAAGGAATTAATCGATGAGAATACGAAGTTTTTCATCAATCCTACAGGCCGTTTTGTTATCGGCGGGCCTCACGGAGATGCCGGATTGACAGGACGAAAGATTATTGTAGACACCTACGGCGGATATGCGCGTCACGGCGGCGGTGCTTTCTCCGGTAAGGACTGCACGAAGGTAGACCGTTCGGCAGCCTATGCAGCTCGATATGTAGCGAAGAATATCGTAGCATCCGGAGTTGCGGAGAAATGTGAGATTCAGTTGTCCTACGCTATCGGTGTGGCACAGCCTACCTCCATTATGGTGGATACCTTCGGAACAGGTAAAATAGAAGATGGAAAGCTGATAGAAATTATCCGTGAGAACTTCGACCTTCGTCCGGCAGGAATTATTAAAATGCTGGATTTACGTCGTCCTATTTACAAGCAGACGGCTGCTTACGGACATTTTGGACGCAATGATCTGGATCTTCCTTGGGAGAAATTGGACAAGGCAGATGTATTGAGAAGTTATTTATAA
- a CDS encoding HD-GYP domain-containing protein, whose protein sequence is MRKVNASRLVPGMVTAEDVYSYTNHLILPKGLILTDKAITKLEFYSIISVKIEDEEVETPETQEEEDISYSERLKQTPEFQSFQRDFDQKTEQFQSTITDLLEDDSEINPDQLVEHALSLLSSENKYVNVFDMLHCMRQRDDVTFVHCMNVGLICNIFAHWLRMDEEEIRIATISGMLHDIGKVKMPEKIMKKPGKLTTWEYSIVKTHPRESYNMLEKHSIDSHIKNVALMHHERCDGSGYPLGLKEEQIDPYAKIVAIADVYDAMTSARIYRGPLCPFKVIETFENEGFQKYDSQYILTFLENIVHTYLLHDVRLTNGEVGTIVYINKHKLSKPTIKIGTKYINLSEEPHLFIDAIL, encoded by the coding sequence ATGAGGAAAGTCAACGCATCTAGGTTGGTACCCGGTATGGTAACAGCAGAAGATGTTTATAGTTACACCAATCACCTTATTCTGCCAAAAGGATTAATACTAACAGATAAGGCCATTACAAAGCTGGAATTCTACTCTATCATCAGCGTGAAGATTGAGGATGAAGAGGTAGAAACACCCGAGACACAAGAAGAAGAGGATATTTCTTATTCGGAACGTCTTAAGCAGACTCCGGAGTTTCAAAGTTTTCAGAGGGATTTCGACCAAAAGACAGAACAATTTCAATCGACCATCACCGATTTGCTGGAAGACGATTCAGAGATCAATCCGGATCAATTGGTAGAGCATGCCTTATCTTTGCTTTCTTCTGAAAACAAGTACGTCAACGTATTCGATATGCTTCACTGCATGAGACAAAGAGATGACGTCACTTTCGTTCATTGTATGAATGTGGGACTGATATGCAACATTTTCGCACATTGGCTTCGTATGGACGAGGAAGAAATACGCATTGCCACAATCAGCGGTATGCTTCATGATATCGGCAAAGTCAAGATGCCGGAAAAAATCATGAAAAAACCTGGAAAATTAACGACTTGGGAATATAGTATCGTTAAGACTCACCCTCGTGAATCTTATAATATGCTGGAAAAGCATTCTATCGATTCACATATTAAAAACGTAGCACTGATGCACCACGAGCGTTGTGACGGCTCCGGCTATCCCCTGGGTCTTAAAGAGGAGCAGATCGACCCCTATGCGAAAATCGTTGCTATTGCCGATGTCTACGATGCTATGACGAGCGCACGCATTTATAGAGGACCGCTTTGTCCCTTTAAGGTTATCGAAACCTTTGAAAATGAAGGTTTCCAGAAATACGATTCCCAATATATTCTCACCTTCTTGGAGAATATCGTACACACCTACCTGCTCCATGATGTCCGCCTTACGAACGGCGAAGTAGGAACTATCGTATATATTAACAAACATAAACTATCCAAGCCGACGATAAAGATTGGGACGAAATACATTAATCTTTCCGAGGAACCGCATCTGTTTATCGATGCCATACTTTAA
- a CDS encoding UDP-N-acetylglucosamine 1-carboxyvinyltransferase encodes MEQYAIKGGNPLVGEVEVGGAKNAALAVLAAAIMTDETVIIENVPDVRDTNVLIQAMESIGVIVNRIDRHTVKINASHIHNLVIEDDFIKKIRASYYLLGALLGKYKKAEVALPGGCNIGLRPIDQHIKGFRALGADVRIEHGLIITDAENLHGSHVYLDVVSVGATINVMMAAVMAEGKTTIENAAKEPHVVDLANFLNSMGADVKGAGTDVIRIRGVSKLHGSEYTIIPDQIEAGTFMLAAAVTKGDVTVKNVIPKHLESISAKLLEIGCEVEESDDAVRVVSAKALTHTHVKTLPYPGFPTDMQPQIVVALGLSAGTSIVTESIFENRFKYVDELTRMGASIKVEGNTAIIDGVERYTGASITAPDLRAGASLVLAGLAAEGITVIDDIRFIERGYEDFHLKLKGLGAQIDIVNTERELQKFKLKVS; translated from the coding sequence ATGGAACAATATGCAATAAAGGGTGGAAATCCGTTAGTGGGCGAAGTGGAAGTAGGCGGAGCTAAGAATGCTGCGCTTGCTGTGCTGGCAGCGGCTATTATGACGGATGAAACCGTAATAATAGAGAATGTGCCGGATGTTCGCGATACGAATGTACTAATTCAGGCAATGGAAAGTATCGGAGTTATTGTAAATAGAATAGACAGACATACTGTAAAGATAAATGCTTCTCATATTCACAATTTAGTTATTGAGGATGATTTCATTAAAAAAATTCGTGCTTCCTATTATTTATTGGGGGCTTTGCTTGGAAAATATAAAAAGGCAGAAGTAGCGCTTCCGGGAGGCTGCAACATCGGTTTAAGACCGATTGACCAGCATATTAAGGGATTTCGTGCTCTTGGCGCCGATGTGAGAATTGAACATGGGTTAATTATTACCGATGCGGAGAATCTGCATGGAAGCCATGTTTATTTGGATGTTGTTTCAGTAGGAGCTACCATCAATGTAATGATGGCAGCAGTTATGGCAGAAGGCAAGACAACGATTGAAAATGCGGCCAAAGAGCCTCATGTTGTTGACCTTGCTAACTTCCTGAATAGTATGGGCGCTGACGTTAAGGGCGCCGGTACTGATGTTATTAGAATTCGTGGGGTATCTAAGCTTCATGGCAGTGAATATACTATTATTCCTGACCAAATAGAGGCAGGAACCTTTATGCTTGCAGCAGCGGTGACCAAAGGCGATGTTACGGTGAAGAATGTGATTCCCAAGCATTTAGAGTCCATCAGTGCCAAGTTATTGGAAATCGGTTGCGAGGTGGAGGAATCGGATGATGCTGTGCGTGTAGTATCCGCTAAGGCTTTGACCCATACTCATGTTAAAACACTTCCGTATCCCGGATTTCCTACAGATATGCAGCCCCAAATCGTGGTTGCACTAGGATTATCTGCCGGAACTAGCATTGTTACAGAGAGTATTTTTGAGAACCGTTTCAAATATGTAGATGAGTTGACGAGAATGGGAGCCAGTATTAAGGTAGAGGGCAATACGGCGATTATCGACGGCGTAGAGCGTTATACCGGGGCTAGTATTACTGCGCCTGATTTGCGTGCGGGTGCATCACTTGTACTTGCCGGACTTGCGGCGGAAGGTATTACGGTAATAGACGATATCCGCTTTATCGAAAGAGGATATGAAGACTTCCACTTGAAGCTGAAAGGTCTTGGAGCACAGATTGATATTGTCAATACGGAGCGTGAACTCCAGAAATTCAAACTGAAGGTAAGTTGA